One Sporomusaceae bacterium ACPt DNA window includes the following coding sequences:
- the epi_1 gene encoding Ethylmalonyl-CoA/methylmalonyl-CoA epimerase: MYNVAHTGIVVKDADKSSRFYQRILGCELVNVYQDERVKLIFLNAAGQTIELVQFLQSNSQERTGGGVNHIAFKVGDITAAIDELRAAGVKLLSDDPGMLKNGMQNIFFLGPDDERLEFMQEAAR; encoded by the coding sequence ATGTACAATGTGGCACATACTGGAATTGTAGTTAAAGATGCTGATAAGTCAAGTCGTTTCTATCAGCGGATTTTAGGATGTGAACTCGTGAATGTTTACCAGGACGAAAGAGTGAAGCTTATCTTTCTCAATGCAGCGGGACAAACAATCGAATTAGTGCAATTTTTACAAAGTAACTCTCAGGAACGCACGGGTGGAGGGGTGAACCATATTGCCTTTAAAGTAGGAGATATTACCGCTGCGATTGATGAACTACGCGCCGCAGGGGTAAAGCTACTATCTGATGATCCTGGGATGCTGAAGAACGGCATGCAAAATATCTTCTTTTTAGGACCGGATGACGAAAGGCTGGAATTCATGCAAGAGGCAGCACGGTGA
- the hyi gene encoding Hydroxypyruvate isomerase, whose protein sequence is MPKLGINLSMLFTEIPMMERFSAARNAGFNSIEIQFPYEFDRKAIKQELQRNELEMILFNMHPGDVAAGDCGIASLPSRVDEFRATVQKAVDWATDLGVSRLNCLAGKRVSSYSYEEQWETLVSNVRYAARILEQNGIQLMIEPLNHYDVPGFLLNTPTQVLQLINEVNSANVYLQYDIYHAQREEGKLTETLRLNLAKIGHIQIADNPGRHQPGTGEINYRYLLQEIDRSGYQGYVSLEYLPQPDTLTSLNWLKDLGIN, encoded by the coding sequence ATGCCCAAGCTTGGAATCAACCTTTCAATGCTATTTACGGAAATACCAATGATGGAAAGATTCTCGGCGGCGCGCAACGCCGGTTTTAACTCCATAGAAATTCAGTTTCCTTATGAATTCGATCGCAAAGCAATCAAACAGGAGTTACAGCGAAATGAGCTAGAAATGATACTATTCAATATGCATCCTGGAGATGTTGCTGCCGGAGATTGTGGGATAGCCTCCCTGCCTTCACGTGTAGATGAATTTAGGGCTACGGTTCAAAAAGCTGTTGATTGGGCGACTGATTTAGGAGTATCAAGGTTAAACTGCTTAGCTGGAAAAAGAGTTAGTAGTTATTCTTACGAAGAGCAATGGGAAACGTTGGTGTCTAACGTCCGTTATGCAGCTCGAATTCTAGAACAGAATGGTATTCAGCTAATGATTGAACCCCTTAATCATTATGATGTTCCGGGTTTTTTACTCAATACTCCGACGCAAGTGCTACAGCTAATCAACGAAGTTAATAGCGCCAATGTATATTTGCAGTATGATATATACCACGCGCAACGCGAAGAGGGAAAATTAACTGAAACATTGCGCCTTAACTTAGCGAAAATTGGACACATACAAATTGCTGACAATCCGGGACGCCACCAGCCTGGAACCGGAGAGATTAATTACCGATATCTTTTGCAAGAGATTGATCGAAGTGGTTATCAGGGATATGTATCACTCGAATATTTACCTCAGCCGGACACATTAACTTCATTGAATTGGCTGAAAGATTTAGGAATCAACTAA
- the cutD_2 gene encoding Choline trimethylamine-lyase activating enzyme — MKQGKAIPPSTLKGNIFNIQRYSIHDGRGIRTLVFFKGCPLHCVWCANPESQSFNNEITILQNRCFRCEKCVRSCPVNAITITPTGVVINRTECTLCGRCTKICYAECLQEIGKQYTVMEALEEIQGDLVFYESSGGGVTFSGGEPFAQADFLYALLQKCKEHGIDTAIETCGFAPFEKIERCLPYLDTVLFDIKHLDNEAHKQLTGVENMLILANLRKIAATGVDIVIRVPVIPGLNDSLEHLSQIASFARELGIAEIHLLPYHDFGRPKYFRLGQEYKLDIEPPTKDNMEELQRTLSQLGISVEIGG; from the coding sequence ATGAAACAGGGTAAAGCAATACCGCCATCAACATTAAAAGGAAACATTTTTAATATCCAAAGATACTCCATTCACGATGGGCGGGGTATACGAACTTTGGTTTTTTTTAAAGGATGTCCTCTCCATTGTGTTTGGTGCGCCAATCCTGAATCTCAATCATTTAACAATGAAATTACTATTTTGCAAAACCGCTGTTTCAGATGCGAGAAATGTGTTAGAAGTTGTCCGGTAAACGCCATCACCATTACCCCGACCGGTGTAGTGATAAATCGAACCGAGTGTACGTTGTGTGGACGTTGTACAAAAATTTGCTATGCCGAATGCCTGCAAGAAATAGGCAAGCAGTATACGGTCATGGAGGCACTTGAGGAGATTCAGGGTGATTTGGTATTTTATGAGTCCTCTGGTGGAGGGGTTACCTTCTCGGGAGGGGAGCCGTTTGCCCAAGCCGATTTCCTCTATGCCTTGCTGCAGAAATGTAAGGAGCACGGTATAGATACCGCCATCGAGACTTGCGGCTTTGCCCCTTTCGAAAAAATAGAACGCTGTTTACCGTATCTTGACACAGTTCTATTTGATATTAAGCACCTTGACAATGAGGCTCACAAACAATTGACCGGCGTAGAGAACATGCTGATTCTTGCCAATTTGCGCAAGATAGCTGCAACGGGAGTAGATATAGTGATCAGGGTGCCTGTGATACCTGGCTTAAACGATAGCTTAGAACACTTATCTCAAATTGCAAGCTTCGCCAGAGAGCTAGGCATCGCTGAAATTCATCTGCTTCCCTATCATGATTTTGGCAGACCTAAGTACTTTCGACTAGGTCAGGAATACAAACTGGATATCGAACCACCGACGAAGGATAATATGGAAGAACTTCAGCGAACACTAAGCCAATTAGGCATTAGTGTAGAGATCGGCGGGTAA
- the pflD_1 gene encoding Trans-4-hydroxy-L-proline dehydratase, with product MGATLRIQRLRERLRSFEKAICVERAVLITKSYQETETEPMVIRRAKALRDILRGMSIYIADGELIVGNQASAPNKAPVFPETSAPWVTEQLETFGTRNLNRFAINEQDKQVLRDVLGYWRGKTVMERALGLLTEETREVFEQTYPVIAPTLLLRNCTGHYVANYEIILKKGFSGLKDEVVALMNSLDPASPEGIGKLQFYRAVLIVCDAVAEFANRYAQLAEELAQQEINSGRKKELETIAEVCRRVPEYPARSFHEALQSFWFLQLIIQIETDGLAESPGRFDQYLYPYLAQDLKENKLTLEQAQELVDCVWLKHNEVIKLSDNPPAAKYFGGVTMSQNIIVGGLNKDGEDATNELSYMCIEADKHIQMPQPSLSVRVHSTTPEKFLLKVAELVKTAGGKPAIFNDEVIIPALMSDGIPLEEARDYAIVGCVEPTPSGNTNGWTNAAMFNLGKCLELALHNGVCQLSGKQIGPATGNAKEFQTFDQVMKAFKEQISYFIAHMVSMLNTWDYVHRELIPTPFISSFIDDCIAKGKDLVEGGARYNYTGPQGIGLADVADALAAIKTCVFDTQQISMGELIDSLDHNFEEQEDVRLLLRNKVPKYGNAENLPDLMAREIGLFYCREVSQYRNPRGGKYRPGLYPVAANVPLGGVVAALPNGRKKGEALADGISPVNGCDLKGPTAVLRSVARVEHAAAVNGTLLNVKLHPSTLKNDKDIKNFIALLRSFCALKLMHVQFNVMSADTLRAAQKDPEKYRDLMVRVAGYSAFFVDLDEKLQNNVIERTEHLL from the coding sequence ATGGGAGCTACCTTGCGAATTCAACGCCTGAGAGAGAGACTCCGGTCATTTGAAAAGGCTATCTGTGTGGAACGGGCTGTTTTGATTACTAAAAGTTATCAGGAAACCGAAACGGAACCGATGGTGATTCGCCGTGCCAAAGCACTGCGGGATATACTGAGAGGAATGTCGATCTATATTGCTGACGGGGAACTCATTGTGGGTAATCAGGCCAGCGCACCCAATAAGGCACCCGTATTTCCGGAAACTTCCGCGCCTTGGGTAACAGAACAACTAGAAACTTTTGGTACACGTAATTTAAACCGGTTTGCAATAAATGAGCAGGATAAACAGGTTCTACGAGACGTGTTGGGTTATTGGCGGGGAAAAACTGTCATGGAACGGGCGCTTGGTCTACTCACTGAGGAAACACGGGAGGTTTTTGAACAAACATACCCAGTAATAGCCCCAACGTTGCTATTACGTAATTGTACAGGGCATTATGTGGCTAATTATGAAATAATTCTAAAAAAGGGTTTTTCCGGGTTAAAGGATGAGGTAGTTGCTTTGATGAATTCCTTGGATCCAGCGAGCCCAGAAGGTATCGGTAAGCTGCAATTTTATCGCGCTGTATTGATTGTCTGTGATGCAGTAGCGGAATTTGCCAATCGTTACGCTCAATTGGCAGAGGAACTGGCGCAGCAAGAAATTAATTCTGGCAGAAAGAAAGAACTGGAGACTATTGCCGAAGTTTGCCGGCGGGTACCGGAATATCCTGCCCGTAGTTTCCATGAAGCGTTGCAATCTTTCTGGTTCCTCCAGTTAATCATTCAAATTGAGACTGATGGCTTGGCAGAATCCCCCGGTAGATTTGACCAGTACCTTTATCCCTATTTAGCACAGGATTTAAAGGAGAATAAACTAACGCTTGAACAAGCTCAAGAATTAGTTGACTGTGTATGGCTTAAACATAATGAGGTAATAAAGCTCAGCGATAATCCTCCTGCAGCAAAATACTTCGGGGGGGTGACGATGTCACAGAATATCATCGTGGGCGGCCTCAATAAAGACGGCGAAGATGCAACCAACGAACTTTCTTATATGTGCATCGAGGCCGATAAACATATTCAAATGCCACAACCATCGCTTTCCGTGCGCGTGCATAGCACCACGCCTGAAAAGTTTCTGTTAAAGGTGGCGGAGTTAGTCAAAACAGCTGGCGGTAAACCGGCAATATTTAATGACGAAGTAATTATTCCGGCGCTTATGAGTGACGGTATTCCTTTGGAAGAAGCTCGTGATTATGCAATCGTCGGCTGTGTAGAACCTACTCCATCGGGTAACACAAACGGCTGGACTAATGCGGCTATGTTTAATTTAGGAAAGTGTCTTGAATTAGCTCTTCATAATGGGGTTTGTCAATTAAGCGGTAAGCAAATCGGACCTGCTACTGGCAATGCCAAAGAGTTCCAAACCTTTGACCAGGTGATGAAAGCATTCAAGGAACAGATTTCGTATTTTATCGCCCATATGGTAAGCATGCTAAATACCTGGGATTATGTGCATCGTGAATTAATTCCGACTCCATTCATATCGTCATTTATCGATGACTGCATCGCCAAGGGCAAGGATTTAGTAGAAGGTGGGGCCCGTTATAATTATACCGGTCCACAAGGTATTGGCTTGGCCGATGTTGCTGATGCACTTGCGGCAATAAAGACTTGTGTGTTTGATACACAGCAAATTTCTATGGGTGAACTGATCGATTCCCTAGACCATAACTTCGAAGAGCAGGAGGACGTGCGCCTGCTTCTGCGGAACAAAGTGCCGAAATATGGCAATGCTGAAAACCTACCTGATTTAATGGCAAGAGAGATTGGTTTGTTTTATTGCAGAGAAGTATCACAGTATCGAAATCCACGTGGTGGTAAATATCGTCCGGGACTATATCCTGTAGCAGCTAACGTGCCGCTGGGCGGAGTGGTAGCTGCGCTACCTAACGGTCGAAAAAAAGGAGAAGCACTTGCCGATGGCATTTCACCGGTTAATGGTTGTGACCTCAAGGGGCCGACCGCAGTGCTCCGCTCGGTAGCAAGAGTGGAACATGCGGCAGCTGTTAATGGTACTCTACTTAACGTAAAACTCCACCCCTCGACCCTCAAAAACGATAAGGACATTAAGAACTTTATTGCATTATTACGATCATTTTGCGCTCTCAAGCTGATGCATGTGCAATTCAATGTTATGTCGGCCGATACGCTTCGGGCGGCGCAAAAGGATCCGGAGAAGTACCGGGATTTGATGGTCAGAGTAGCTGGTTATAGCGCGTTTTTTGTGGATTTAGATGAAAAATTACAAAATAACGTTATTGAGCGGACTGAGCACTTACTTTAA
- the garP_1 gene encoding putative galactarate transporter, producing the protein MSAGISPTSKISAAVQNKSNYRWIVLAILFVTYTINFADRTNLGIVLPTLKQEFELTNLQLGQLASFFFLSYALVQIPAGFIYSRYGTRVLVPVSVFLFSLVTVLMGTATSAAQLTWLRLALGISEGPGPVGMATTVKTWFPKKEQSFATSFFSASVMFAPIVVPIVGVWILVNYGWRSVFYWFGFPGIVMAILWYLLIHNSPKESPYCNDQEKAYIMEDTETAATVEATATSPAAQVQGDFGWFDKFIRLKKVETLDTKMKVLKSKNIWINTIAYFMMCQVLYGLLTWVPSYLVNAKGFPLMTMGFVAAAPWIGGCIGVIGGGWVSDNILLGRRKPNMLLTALSVAIIMIVMIYLPTTVTMVTIGLFLSGFLLNIGWQNFMAYSMGLTTVSTYPVAIAIVNSGGNLGGFVSPMLAGLLLDTFKTYDAVFIYFAVASIIGFVLLSLLDEPA; encoded by the coding sequence ATGAGCGCAGGTATATCTCCAACCTCAAAAATCAGTGCAGCCGTCCAAAACAAGTCAAATTATCGGTGGATAGTTTTGGCAATATTGTTTGTAACCTATACGATTAACTTTGCTGACCGTACTAATCTTGGTATAGTGCTTCCTACTCTTAAACAAGAGTTTGAACTTACTAATTTGCAGTTAGGCCAGTTAGCTAGCTTCTTCTTTTTAAGCTATGCATTAGTGCAAATTCCGGCAGGTTTTATTTATAGTCGGTATGGCACACGCGTGTTGGTCCCGGTATCTGTCTTTTTATTCTCGCTTGTTACGGTTCTAATGGGCACAGCAACTAGTGCTGCGCAATTGACATGGCTGCGTCTGGCATTAGGTATATCGGAAGGCCCCGGCCCGGTTGGCATGGCAACTACCGTTAAAACTTGGTTTCCGAAAAAGGAACAATCCTTTGCTACTTCGTTTTTTTCTGCATCAGTAATGTTTGCGCCAATTGTTGTTCCTATCGTTGGTGTGTGGATATTGGTTAATTATGGGTGGCGTTCGGTATTTTACTGGTTTGGTTTCCCTGGTATCGTTATGGCGATACTTTGGTATCTCTTGATCCACAATAGTCCCAAAGAAAGTCCTTATTGCAATGACCAAGAAAAAGCATATATTATGGAAGATACTGAAACTGCGGCAACGGTGGAAGCAACAGCTACAAGTCCGGCTGCACAAGTTCAAGGAGACTTCGGTTGGTTTGACAAGTTTATCCGCCTGAAGAAGGTTGAGACCCTCGATACCAAGATGAAAGTACTGAAGTCAAAGAACATTTGGATCAATACCATCGCTTATTTCATGATGTGCCAGGTTTTGTACGGTTTGTTGACCTGGGTTCCCTCATACCTAGTAAATGCCAAAGGATTTCCGCTGATGACCATGGGTTTTGTCGCCGCTGCGCCATGGATTGGTGGATGTATCGGTGTAATAGGCGGTGGCTGGGTATCTGATAACATTTTACTTGGAAGACGGAAACCTAACATGCTTCTGACAGCCTTGTCGGTAGCAATAATAATGATTGTAATGATCTATTTACCCACAACCGTTACCATGGTTACGATTGGTCTTTTTCTTTCTGGATTTTTGCTGAATATTGGATGGCAAAATTTTATGGCTTACTCGATGGGCCTGACAACAGTATCAACCTATCCAGTAGCTATAGCCATCGTCAATAGCGGTGGTAATCTGGGGGGCTTTGTTTCTCCCATGCTGGCAGGTCTTCTATTAGACACTTTTAAGACATATGATGCGGTTTTCATCTATTTCGCGGTCGCAAGTATTATCGGCTTTGTATTATTATCTTTGCTTGATGAACCGGCTTAA
- the kce_1 gene encoding 3-keto-5-aminohexanoate cleavage enzyme, protein MSNKVMLTAAITGAVTTPSMSPYIPQGSAQIIDEAVKAYEAGASMVHIHAREAETGKPTSDIDAMYEIVSGIKKRCNVVIGITTGGALGMTPEERLAVIPKLKPEIASCNAGSMNFVLSPAAEKIKPIHDWEIPFLKNTYDYIFANTFKTIEYCINIMNENGTLPEFEVFDVGMINNIAYFVKKGIVKQPIYLQFVTGVLGGIQCSVDNLSFLVKTAKEQIGEFMWSCVAPGRQQFSVEAAALAMGGNARVGLEDSLWLKRGQLAKSNAEQVTVMREIAERMGFEIATPDEARKMLNLKGLDKVAF, encoded by the coding sequence ATGAGTAATAAAGTAATGTTAACAGCCGCAATTACTGGAGCTGTTACAACACCTTCAATGTCACCATATATACCGCAAGGTTCTGCGCAGATTATTGATGAGGCTGTAAAAGCTTATGAGGCCGGAGCATCAATGGTACATATTCATGCGCGCGAAGCGGAAACGGGAAAGCCCACTTCTGATATAGACGCGATGTATGAGATTGTATCGGGAATTAAGAAAAGATGCAATGTTGTCATTGGTATAACCACAGGTGGAGCCTTGGGCATGACGCCGGAAGAGCGACTTGCTGTTATTCCGAAGCTAAAACCGGAAATCGCTTCCTGTAACGCCGGCTCAATGAACTTCGTGTTAAGCCCGGCGGCAGAAAAAATTAAGCCGATCCATGATTGGGAAATTCCTTTTCTAAAGAACACCTATGACTACATCTTTGCTAACACCTTCAAGACAATTGAATATTGCATTAACATTATGAATGAAAATGGGACTCTGCCGGAATTCGAGGTTTTTGATGTCGGTATGATTAATAACATCGCCTATTTCGTGAAAAAAGGGATAGTAAAACAGCCGATCTATTTGCAGTTTGTTACTGGTGTCTTAGGCGGTATTCAGTGTTCGGTTGACAATCTCTCGTTTTTAGTGAAAACTGCAAAAGAACAGATTGGCGAGTTTATGTGGTCTTGTGTCGCTCCCGGAAGACAGCAATTTTCCGTGGAGGCAGCGGCATTGGCGATGGGTGGCAATGCCCGTGTTGGTCTGGAAGACAGCCTCTGGTTGAAACGGGGCCAATTAGCCAAGTCAAACGCTGAACAAGTTACTGTTATGAGGGAGATTGCTGAACGAATGGGTTTTGAAATTGCTACTCCAGATGAGGCGAGAAAGATGTTGAACCTCAAAGGCTTGGATAAAGTAGCATTTTAA
- the sauU_1 gene encoding putative sulfoacetate transporter SauU, translating to MSNQPGKIGVRWWVAIILWLSYIVWYMDRVNISVAGLIMIKEFGWTAADYGLVQSAFFVGYALTQIPGGWLADKFGG from the coding sequence ATGAGTAATCAACCTGGGAAGATAGGTGTTCGTTGGTGGGTTGCTATTATTTTATGGCTAAGCTACATTGTATGGTATATGGATAGGGTCAATATTTCTGTTGCCGGACTAATCATGATTAAAGAGTTCGGGTGGACAGCAGCGGATTACGGACTGGTACAATCAGCGTTTTTTGTGGGATATGCTTTGACGCAAATACCAGGCGGGTGGTTGGCTGATAAGTTCGGTGGATAA
- the dhaT gene encoding 1,3-propanediol dehydrogenase — MTNTIYQYKMPTELIFGRGAAEQVGKIAASLGAQTAMVVTDPGVTKAGLLQGIIASLEAAKINYIVFDQVESDPSTQLVMNVTEIAKTNNCNLIIGVGGGSALDASKAIAAMVTNPGDISEYAGIGKLKNPTLPVIAIPTTAGTGSEATYWSVLTNKQTKLKAGVGSWYLMPTVALADPLLTLSLPASLTASTGMDALTHAIESYVCTATQPISEAMSEKAIALIGRSLRKAVVNGRDIQAREDMLYASMIAALAFNVTRLGLAHAFVVPAAAYFPIPHGIGNAILLPHVMEFNYLACPEKFAKIAELMGEDIRGLSVLEAAQKSVTAVKSLMKDIGIIKGLRQFGVTENDLPHLAEEAAKTGNVPVNPRVANVQDIINIAQKALDGIA; from the coding sequence ATGACTAATACCATTTATCAGTATAAAATGCCAACAGAATTGATATTTGGGCGCGGCGCAGCAGAACAAGTTGGCAAAATTGCTGCCAGCCTTGGTGCCCAAACAGCCATGGTTGTGACCGATCCCGGAGTAACCAAAGCAGGCCTGCTCCAAGGAATTATCGCTTCGTTAGAAGCCGCAAAAATTAACTATATTGTTTTTGACCAAGTTGAATCTGATCCATCGACCCAATTGGTGATGAATGTTACCGAGATTGCAAAAACAAATAACTGTAACTTAATCATCGGTGTTGGTGGTGGTAGCGCGCTAGATGCTTCAAAGGCCATAGCCGCTATGGTTACTAATCCTGGTGATATAAGTGAGTATGCGGGCATTGGTAAACTCAAGAATCCTACACTGCCAGTTATAGCTATACCTACCACTGCTGGGACAGGTAGTGAGGCAACATATTGGTCCGTACTTACTAATAAGCAAACGAAGCTTAAAGCCGGAGTCGGCAGTTGGTATCTAATGCCTACAGTTGCTCTTGCCGACCCTTTGCTGACGCTATCGCTTCCTGCGTCGTTGACAGCCTCTACCGGCATGGATGCCTTAACCCATGCTATTGAATCATATGTCTGTACGGCTACTCAACCCATATCGGAAGCTATGTCGGAGAAGGCCATTGCCTTGATTGGACGGAGTTTGCGCAAAGCTGTTGTTAATGGCCGGGACATCCAAGCAAGGGAAGATATGCTGTATGCAAGCATGATCGCGGCGCTGGCGTTTAACGTGACCAGACTGGGACTGGCCCATGCCTTCGTAGTTCCGGCGGCAGCCTATTTCCCCATTCCCCACGGTATTGGCAATGCGATTTTGCTGCCCCATGTAATGGAATTTAATTATTTAGCATGTCCGGAGAAATTTGCCAAAATTGCTGAATTGATGGGTGAAGATATTAGGGGTTTGTCAGTGCTGGAGGCAGCGCAAAAATCCGTAACTGCCGTTAAGAGCTTAATGAAAGACATCGGAATTATTAAAGGCCTTCGGCAGTTTGGCGTAACTGAAAACGATCTTCCCCATTTGGCTGAGGAGGCCGCGAAAACAGGTAATGTTCCTGTTAATCCCCGGGTGGCAAATGTCCAGGATATTATCAATATTGCCCAAAAGGCTTTAGACGGTATTGCATAG
- the garP_2 gene encoding putative galactarate transporter has product MTWLPGYLVMGRGFSLIKTGWFAMVPYLVCIATIPLGGYISDLWTKTRGSNFGRRIPIVIGFAGCGIFLILGAYTPNAYVAVLYMALSIGALGFSYGAFWGAPITISPKDSGVIGGVLNTLGTLAGVFAPAITGFIVTASNNKFENALYFGASLAFVGIIFLLTIVKIKPILQNDTDVCTTNNNMSATLSK; this is encoded by the coding sequence ATGACGTGGTTGCCGGGTTATTTGGTAATGGGACGTGGTTTTTCGTTGATAAAAACTGGTTGGTTTGCCATGGTTCCCTATCTCGTATGCATCGCCACCATACCATTGGGTGGGTACATTTCAGACCTTTGGACAAAGACGCGGGGAAGTAATTTTGGCCGTCGGATACCGATCGTAATCGGATTCGCCGGCTGTGGTATCTTCCTCATTTTGGGAGCATATACGCCTAATGCTTATGTGGCAGTGCTGTATATGGCCCTGTCGATTGGAGCTTTGGGATTTAGTTACGGTGCGTTCTGGGGAGCCCCAATTACAATTTCGCCGAAAGACAGTGGCGTAATCGGTGGAGTACTGAATACCCTGGGGACACTGGCTGGAGTTTTTGCCCCAGCGATCACCGGTTTTATCGTAACGGCCTCGAATAACAAATTTGAAAATGCCTTGTATTTTGGCGCATCTCTCGCCTTTGTAGGAATTATCTTCCTGTTGACAATTGTCAAAATAAAACCGATATTGCAAAACGATACTGATGTTTGCACAACTAACAACAATATGTCGGCCACTTTAAGCAAGTAA
- the lutR gene encoding HTH-type transcriptional regulator LutR, whose translation MLEEKAQQVKKVLVTQNVTQQLIDLIMNGTILPGEKLPTEKQLMEIFGVGRSSLREAMRALVALGLIEVRVPEGTFVSQTFGEFFTKQLSLMSKISFDNITELIEARIAIETDVVELATMKVTPEDVENLNHIMEMMKKAQTSEEHQKIDLEFHNTLAKLSRNSFMYETMKILHGITAWWIGKVAQIESASELATVQHENIVKAIQTRDVNAASEAMKEHLYYVSDLLVKVHKLDEHNKMT comes from the coding sequence ATGCTTGAAGAGAAAGCACAGCAGGTAAAAAAAGTACTGGTTACTCAAAATGTAACTCAACAACTGATTGATTTAATTATGAATGGGACAATTTTACCTGGAGAAAAATTACCAACAGAAAAACAATTGATGGAAATTTTCGGAGTCGGCAGAAGCTCTCTTCGTGAAGCAATGCGTGCACTCGTTGCTTTAGGGCTAATAGAAGTTAGAGTTCCCGAAGGTACTTTTGTATCTCAAACATTTGGAGAGTTCTTTACTAAGCAATTATCACTCATGTCTAAGATCAGTTTTGACAACATAACTGAATTGATAGAAGCGCGCATTGCTATTGAAACAGATGTTGTCGAGTTAGCAACAATGAAGGTTACTCCTGAAGATGTTGAAAATTTAAACCATATTATGGAAATGATGAAAAAAGCACAAACGTCAGAAGAACATCAAAAAATCGACTTGGAGTTCCATAACACCTTGGCAAAACTTTCAAGAAACTCTTTTATGTATGAGACTATGAAAATATTACATGGAATTACAGCTTGGTGGATAGGCAAGGTTGCCCAAATTGAATCTGCCAGCGAGCTAGCAACTGTACAACACGAGAATATTGTTAAGGCTATTCAAACAAGGGATGTAAATGCAGCATCGGAAGCAATGAAAGAACATTTATATTATGTAAGTGATTTATTAGTGAAAGTACACAAACTTGATGAACACAA
- the hgd_1 gene encoding 2-(hydroxymethyl)glutarate dehydrogenase produces the protein MKTSVGFIGLGAMGKPMAKNLIKAGFPLYVYDLNPAPVEELVALGAKAAATPKELASNCGTVITMLPNSPHVESVLSGDNGVLAGMATGGTIIDMSSIAPGAAKKLAAMAAEKGVNMIDAPVTGGVVGAEAGTLAILVGGAKEVFEKSMPILEAMGKSIVRFGEIGAGQTAKMVNQIIVGIQWAAVAEAWTIGVKAGADPVLLQEVLGKGAARCFAIERMPNNMLVGNFEPGFAIDLQHKDLCLALDTSRDLQVPLNLTSTALQYYEAARALGFGKKDHSAVVKVLQNITGVDISVKKKAE, from the coding sequence GTGAAAACATCAGTAGGTTTTATTGGTCTCGGAGCAATGGGCAAACCAATGGCAAAGAATTTAATTAAGGCGGGATTTCCACTTTATGTATATGATCTCAACCCGGCTCCAGTGGAAGAATTAGTTGCACTCGGCGCTAAAGCTGCCGCTACTCCTAAAGAGTTGGCAAGTAACTGTGGCACGGTCATTACCATGCTACCGAACTCACCGCATGTTGAGTCTGTCTTATCAGGGGATAACGGGGTTTTAGCAGGAATGGCAACTGGCGGTACAATTATCGATATGAGCTCAATTGCGCCAGGGGCGGCTAAGAAGCTCGCTGCAATGGCAGCCGAAAAAGGTGTGAATATGATCGACGCGCCGGTAACAGGCGGCGTTGTTGGTGCCGAAGCGGGCACGCTTGCCATTTTGGTAGGTGGTGCCAAAGAAGTATTCGAAAAAAGCATGCCTATTTTGGAAGCAATGGGCAAATCAATTGTTCGGTTCGGCGAAATTGGGGCAGGCCAAACTGCCAAGATGGTTAACCAGATAATAGTTGGGATACAGTGGGCAGCAGTAGCCGAAGCCTGGACAATCGGCGTCAAGGCTGGAGCCGACCCTGTTTTGTTGCAAGAAGTACTTGGCAAAGGAGCAGCTCGATGCTTTGCAATTGAAAGAATGCCTAATAATATGCTAGTTGGGAATTTTGAGCCAGGTTTTGCCATTGATTTGCAGCATAAAGATTTGTGCCTTGCCTTAGACACTTCTCGTGATCTGCAAGTTCCACTAAATCTTACGAGTACAGCATTGCAGTATTATGAAGCTGCACGTGCACTTGGTTTTGGTAAGAAAGATCATTCTGCGGTAGTCAAGGTATTGCAGAATATTACAGGTGTGGATATAAGCGTAAAAAAGAAAGCTGAGTAA